The Elusimicrobiota bacterium genomic sequence AGTCCTGCCGGGCGCACCGCTTCGTCAGGGATTAAGAGGAGCTTCCACAAGCTTTCGTATCCGCGCCGCGTCCTCGGCGTCGGGCGCCAACGCCAGGTACTCCCGGAAATGCGTCGCGGCCAGGTCCCGGCGGCCCGAGGCCAGGGCGAGACGCCCCAGGTTGAAATGGGCGACCGCGTCCCAGGGGCGCAGCTCGAGGGCCCGGGCGTAGGCCTTGAGCGCCTCCCCCGCAGCGCCACGGCGCTCGGCCAAGAGGCCGCGCAGGCTCCAAGCGTCGGCGTCTCCCGAGTTGCCGTTTGTGGCCGCGCCCACCATCCTATCTGCCTCCCCCAAGCGGCCTTGCTTATAATAAAGAAGCCCTAGGTTGAAATACGCGGCGGGATGGCGGGGATTGACCGAGACGGCTCGCCGCAAAGCCTCCTCGGCCTCGGCGGCTCGGCCCTCGCGCGCCAGGCACACCCCCAAGGCGCTCCAGGCCCCGGCCGAGACTGGATTTCCACGGAGCGCGGCCTCGGCGTAGGACCGGTCGCTCAACCACGCTGGTTGCCGCGCCAAACTTTGCCCGGCGTAGAGAGCGGCGAGGAGGCCGGCCAGAATCAAGCGCCGGCGCAGGGCCCAGGCCGCGGCAACGCAGAAGGAGATGGACGGAATGTAGAGGAATCTCTCGGCACCGATGGTGTCGAGCCGGATCACGAGGTGGGAGGTTGGCAGCAGAGGCAGGAAGAAAATAAGACCCAGAAGCGCTTCCGGGCGGCGGCGCCGGATTCCCTCGACCGTGGCAACGGCCAAGGCGATCCAACCCAAAAGGCAGGCCCAAGCGACAAGGTCCCCCGGGCCAGAGTCCGGTATCAAGGGCCGGCTGAAGTCCGCCTGAAGACCGACCCCCGCGGCCATGGGAAGGACGTAATGCAAGGTCCAAAAGCGCGCCACGCTCAGAGCCCGGTTCAGGGCCTCGGCGCCCTCGAAGTAGTCAAAACCCCCATGGAAGGGCCTGCCCAAGACCACGAAGCGCAGGGCTACGGCCGCGATCGTGGCGACCCAGAGCGCCCCGTGCAGGCGGACTCTGCGGCAGTCTCGACCTCGGCGCCAAACCCAATCCGAGGCCGCCAGAAAAAACGGGAACACGACCGCGACCTCCTTGGTCAAAAGAGCGAGAACGTACCAAAGAAGGCCTCCTCGCCAAAAAGAATTTTCTTTCTCCAATTCAAACCAAGACAGCAGGAGAAACAAAAGCGCCAAGATCTCGGAGCGCCCGGCGAGGTACGACACGGCCTCGACATGCACCGGCAGGACTGCGAAGAGAACCGCCGCTCCCAACGCGGCCGGCTCCTCCAGGCGGCGCCTGAGCGCGAGATACAGCGCGGCCACGACGCCGGCATGGAACAGAGCGTTGACCAGATGGAAGCCCCAAGGGGCCGCGCCCAAGAGAGCCCTGTTCAAGAAGTACGACAGCATCAAGACCGGGCGATACTCCTGGACCGGGGCCGCGGCGCCGAGGGCCCCCTCCCAATAGCCCATCGAGAGCAGGCGCGGCAGGAGGCGCCACCCGCGCAAAAGCGCGTTCTCGGCGATAATGTACCAATCGTCGCGGATGAAGCCTCGGGCGCAAAGAGAGGGCGAGAAGGCGGCGGCCGCCAAGGCGGCCAGGCACGAGGCACGCCAGGCGGGGCTCTTCCGGGCGGGAATCACCGACGGCAGTATATCAAAATAGTTTTACCTCACCTCCATAAAGAAGCCGGCAGGACAGGGCTTAGGCCAAAAGGCCTAGACTCATATGGGCACCAAGACCCTTCTCAGCACTCCGGACAGGCGCTATCATGGTCTCATGACAAAATTGACGACGGCCGCTCTTGTCGGCATCGCGTTGTGGCCCGCCGGCCGGGCCTGGGCGCAGACCGAGGACAAATTCATGAGTCCTTACCGCCAAGAGGGGCGCCCCGGGGATGGCCGATCCTCCGGAGACTGCGACCGCGGCGACCGCCGCCGCGAGGAAAGCCCTCCCGCCAAGGGCGATGAAGCCCCGGCGCCGAACGGCAGGCCCAAAACCACCGAAAAAAGCCACATGGATTCGGCCGCGCCTCCTCCCGCCAAAGGTAAGCCAGAGCCCTGCAAAGGACGCGGGAAGTGGCTAATAGATGCGGCGGCGGCCCTGGCCGCGCGCCTTGCCTCCCGAAGCTAGCGCGAGCGGGCGTTTGCGGCTATACTATCGGCGATGGAATCCGATGAAGCCGTGAAAACGGCCCGGCCCCCGGCCGAGCCGGGCTCTTCAAAAAAAATCCTCGTTTTGCTCATGGCCTCTGGCGCGGCTTTGTTGGGCTTGGCGGTCTTTGTATTACTGGCCCCTAGGCCCGGCGGAGACAAGCCCTCGGCAGCCTCGGCTCCCCAGAGCGAATCAGCTTTCATCGGAAGCTACGGCTACGTGGTCCGGCTACCCAAGGGCTACTCCGCCTCGCAAGGCTTCAAGGAAAACCAGCGCAGCGTCGAGATTGTGCATTTCTGCAAGAAGGGCACCGACCCCAGCAATTTCATCCACGAAGGACTCTACGGGCCCCTCGGCATCGTCAGGATGGATGTTCATCCCAGCCCCTTCGCCGAGGACCTAAACGGGCTGGAGGTCCTGTCGCGCATTCTTAAGTCCCGAATCCAGGCCCGCGGCGAGAAGTTTTCCCTAAAAAACCTGCCAGTCTCCTCCATGCGCGCCATACAGATCAACTACGAGGCGCCCTTCCCCAGGGTGGAAGCCTATATTCTGGGCCACAAGCTCTTGTACTCATTCACCGCCGGCCAGGATGACGATGTGTTCCACGAAATCATCCAGGGGCTGCGCGACGAGCAATCGGAGCTCTAGAAATTTCTAGGCCCTTTTTGGGCCTTGCCAATTCGCGCCCCTCGGGCTAAACTAGCGCGTCGCTCCCAATCTCGAAAACGGAGGTGCACGATCTTGAAGATTGTCTCGCGCAAATCCGCCGCACCCAAACAAAGAAGGCTCTCCAGAGCCAAGCCAGCGCCCGATATTTCTCCCGAGGAGGTGGATTGGCTCGAGCGCTTGGCCCTCGAGCATAGAAAAAGCGAGCAGGCCTGGCTTCAAATGACGGCCTCCGCGGGAGAGGACGAGGACCGTTGGTCCACCGTGGAAGAGCAGCTCTTGGTCAAGAGCCGGCAGCGTGATCCGTCGCCGCGCCGCTGGAAATACTTCGGCAAATAACGATTCTCCCCGAGAAACCGCCTGCCTAAAACGGCAGGCGGTTTTTTCATGTTATAATCAGTCATGCGCAGGCAGGACTCCCGGCGCGCCCTCCTTTTGATCCTTCTGGCCTTGATCCTGATCTCCGGGGCTTTGGCCGTATATAGCCTCGTCCTTTACCGCTGGCTTTGGCACCCCCCCGCCCGCTCCTTGCCGGCCGGCAGAGGCGCGCTCGGCCGGAGACTTGAGGATCTCGCGACGGCCCGCGGCGGTTTCCGCGAGAAATTTCTGGATCCCAAGTCTCACCTTCGCCTGGCAGAGGCTCTCTACCGCGCCAACCGCCCCGCGGACGCGTTTTACGTCATGCTCTTTGCTCGGGACCTGTTCAAGAGGCTCGAATTCAGCCGCGCTCACGAGCAAATCATCCTGGGCCAGGGGCAAAATCCGGAGCTGGCGGCTTATAAGGCCCAACTTTCCGCGGCCGATCCCGCCCAAAGCGTGCCGATCCTGGCCAAGCTCGCGCAGGCCGCGCCAGACAGCTTCGAAGGACGCTCCGCGGTCGAGGAGTTGTCGCGCCTGGCGCGCAAGAGCGAATTCGGCCCTTCCGGGGAAAGCGCTTACCTGTCCCGCGAGGCCCTCGAGGCTCTGCTCCGGGCCCAGCCCAGGAATCCCCAGATTTTCTCCGCTTTGGTTCTATCTCTTTGGGACCGCAGCGAGAAAAATTCCGTGCGCGCCGTGGTTGCCGAGACTCTCTCTCGCTATCCCCAGCACGCCGGGGCCCGGCAGCTGGAGGGCGTCTTGGCTCTCGAGGACGGACAAACCGACAAGGCGGTCCAGGCTTTCACTCTAGCCTGGGAAAACAACCCCAATGATCTCTTCAGCGCGCGAAAGTTGGCCCAGATCCATTACAAGCAGCGCGCCTTCCCGGAGGCGGCCCTGCCTTTTTACTTCGCTCTCTACCGCCAAAACCCCTCTGCCATAGACGGAGAGCCCGTGGAAACCATCCTGCGTCGAATTTGGGATGTACGAGCGGCGCAGACCGTCAGGGCGGCGGGGCCCGCGGCTCTCGAAGGGCTCCTGCGCTCCGAGGACGCTTCCCTGCGCGCCCAGGCCTGCGCCAAGGCCGCCGAACTCAAGGCCTCGGCCCTGGTCCCGCTCCTGGCGGAGCTCCTAGATGACGACGTCGAGATCGTGAGACATAACGCGGACTACGCGCTCTACCAGATCGCCCAGATAAACCCCCAGGCGATCCTTTCCCGCCGCCAAGCCTGGCTCTCCCAAGACAAGCTTTTCGCCCATGCGCGAGCGTTGGGCCTCTTCGCGGACTTAGATCCCCGCGCGACTTTGCCCCTGGCCATCCGGGCCCTCAAGGACACGCGTCCGGCCGTACGATACCTCGCCAAGACTTTGGTCTTCGACCACTACTACAAAAACGACCCCCGGGCGGCGGCGGCCCTGGCCGAGCACCTCAACGAGGAAAAGGATCCTCTTATCCTGGCACTCTACCGCCGTGGGAAATAAGCCTTGGAATTCTTCGACACCCATGCCCATCTGAGCGACCCTCTGTTCGACGCGGACCGAGACCTGGTCCTGGCTCGGGCTCTCGAGGCGGGTGTGGCCCAAGTGCTCGAAATCGCGGACAGCCCGGCGGATTGGGATAAGGCCGTAGCCTTGAGCCGGGCCCGGCCGCGCCAGGTGCGCTGCTCTCTGGGGCTGCACCCCTACCATGCCGATCAGTTTTCCCTGGATTTGATCAAGGATCTGGAGCAAAGGGTCCGGCTCCCCGAGGTCGCGGCGATCGGGGAGATCGGCCTCGACTACGTGAAAACCCAGATCCCGCGGCAAATCCAGCTCAAAGCCTTTGAGGATATCCTATCGGCGGCCCGCCGCTGGGAAAAGCCTGCCGTGATCCACTGCCGGGGAGCCTACCCGGACTTGCTGGGAGTCTGCGGCGGCCTATTCCCTTCCCCGCCCTCGGGCCGCCGCTTTTGGGGAGTGGTGCACTGCTTCTCGGGAAACGCCGAGAACGCCCTATTCCTGGCGGAGCGGGGCCTTGCCCTCGGAGTGGACGGCCCCATAACGTATCCCAAGAACGAGGACCTGCGGCGGGCCTTCCGCGCCGCGGGATCCTCCTGCCTAGTCCTAGAGACCGACAGCCCCTATCTCCCCCCCCAAAGCTCGCGCGGCAAGCGCAACGAGCCCCGCGCCATACCGGAAATCGCGGAGAAACTCTCGGAAACCCTAGGGCTGTCGGTGGAAGAAATCGCCCTCAAGACCACCGAGAATGCGCGCGCGCTGTACGGAATTAAGTGACAGTTACTTAATTCTTCGAGAGAATTAAGTAACTGTCACTTAATTCCGTCACCTATCCGAAAAGAATACGTTCTTGACCTCGCTGTAGAGCTCGAGGGCCTTCATGCCCAGCTCCCGTCCGAGGCCGGAGCTTTTGTAGCCGCCAAAGGGAGCCTCGAGATACACGCTGGTCGCGGTGTTGACGCTCAGCACCCCGCTCTGCACGGCCCTGGCCACGCGAATGGCCCGCCCGAGGTCCCGAGTCCAGATCGAGCCGGACAGGCCGTAAGGGGAATCATTGGCGATCTCGACGGCCTCTTCCTCGGTTTTGAAGGGAATCACGCACAGCACGGGGCCGAAAATCTCCTCCTGGACCACTGTCATCTTGGGTCCGGCCTTGGCAAGCACAGCGGGGCGGATGAAGGCGCCCTGGGACAAGTTCCCTTCAGAGGGGAATTCCCCCCCGCAGACCAGGCTGGCGCCCTCTCGCCGCCCGAGCTCGATATAGTCGGCGACCCTCTCCCTCTGCTTGCGAGAGATCATGGGCCCGACCTGCGTCTCTTTTCTGAGGGGGTCTCCGACGACAAGCTCCCGGGCGCCTTGGGTGATCTTCTCCACGAAGCGGTCGTAAACCTTGCTCTGGACGATGGCCCGCGAGCGGGCGCAGCAGTCCTGCCCGCAGTTGGAGAAAACCGAGAGCAGGGATTTCTCGACGCAATAGTCGAGCTCGGCGTCGTCGAAAACGATGTTGGGGGACTTGCCCCCGAGCTCGAGCGAGACCCGCTTGATCGTATCCGCGGCCGCCTTGCTGATCCGGACCCCCGTGGACGTCTCTCCGGTAAAGGATATCTTGCGCACCAAGGGATGGCCGGCCAAGGCCTCTCCCACGATACCTCCCGGCCCCGTCACGACGTTGACCACCCCCTCCGGAACCCCGGCCTCGGCGCAAATCTCGGCCAGGCGCAGGGCCGAGAGAGGGGTGTAGCTGGCGGGCTTCAAAACCACGGTGTTTCCGCAGGCCAGAGCCGGGGCCAGCTTCCAGCTCGCGATCAGGATGGGATAGTTCCACGGCACGATGAGGGCGCATACTCCCACGGGTTCGCGCAAGGTGACGTCGAGCCCGGAAGCGCCCGCCGGAATGGTCTCCCCGCAAAACTTGCTCACGGCCCCGGCATAGTACTCGAAGCAGTCCGCGACCACGGAAACCTCGTCCAAGGAGTCTGTTATGGGCTTGCCGGTGTTGCGGGTCTCTAGGAGCGCCAGCTCATCGCGGCGGTCGCGCACTCGGCGCGATATCTCGAAAAGAACGCGGGCCCGCTGCCTCGGAGACATTTTCCCCCAAGGGCCCCGGGCGGCACGGGCCGCGGCCTCCGCGGCGCGCGCGGCGTCCCCGGCGTCTGCTTTGGCCACGTAAGCGAGGATTTCCCCCGTGGCCGGATTGAACGCGGGGAAATCCTCGCCCGCGAGAGCGCCTTGAGGCTGTCCTCCGATCCAGAGCTGGTTTTTGGGGACGTCTGAGGTCTTCATAGGAGCTCCTGCGCGCCGGGGCGCCCTTAGAAATAATTCGAGGTTATTCCGCCGTCGACTACGAAGACCGCGCCGTTGGTCCAACTCGACTCGTCGCCGGCCAAATGCATGGCCAAGGCGACGACGTCCTCGGCTCGGCCGAAACGCCCCATGGGAATTCTATGGAGTCTCTTGGCTTTCTCCGCCGGTTCCTTGAGAAGCCATTGCGTGAGCAAGGGCGTCTCGATGGGACCGGGACAAATGGCGTTTGATCTCACTCCATTGGGTCCGAACTGCACGGCTAGGGACTTGGTGAGCGAGATCACCGCTCCTTTGGACGCCGTGTATGCGTCCTGGGGCACGCTGCAGCCCACGAGGGCCACAAAGGAAGCGATGTTGATGACCGATCCTCCTCCGCGTTTGAGCAGCTCGGGGATCCCGTGCTTGCAGACAAGGTAGACTCCCTTGACGTTGACCGCCAAGACTCGATCCCAAACGTCTTCCGTGGTGTCCACCACGGAATGATCGCCGCTTGGAAATATCCCCGCGTTATTGTAAAGAACGTCCATGCCGCCGAAGGCCTTCGCCGCCTCGGAAACGGCGCGGACGACGTCCCCCTCACGCGATACGTCGGCTTGGAGGGCCAGGGCCCGGCCCCCTGACTTGCGCGCGAGCGCCGCCGTCTCTTCGGCGGCCGCGCCGTTGACATCGCAGGCGGCAACGCTCGCTCCTTCCCGGCAGAACTCAAGGACCGCGCTCCGGCCCATGCCGGAGCCGGCCCCGGTGATGAGGCAGACTTTGCCCTTGAGTCTCAAAGCACGGCTATCTTAGTATTTCGAACCCCGCTTGCGCCACGGCCCGGGCCAGGCCAGTCTTCACGAGGTCGGTGCCGGCTCCCATGTGGGTCATCACGGTCAAGCTTCGCACGACACGGGAGCGGCCTTGAAGTTTTCCAATCAGGTAGGCGATGTCTTTGGCGGCGCTGCGCACATTGGTCACTTGGCCCTGGGCAAACCATCGTATCAGCCTGGAACCCGACTTCTTGCTGGGAAGGAGCTTCACCGTCACGGACGACTCGGTGACGAAAAGGTCACCCACCTCTTCCATTCTATGTTTGCCGGACATTGCGGCCTCCCATGTTACAAGAGTCGCGCGATGGCGTCTGGTTTTATTATAAGGGCCGCCCGGGCAAACTTGGTTGCGGAATTGTTTCAGGGAAAATCGCGAAAAATTGTCAAAGACGATCGAATGTTATAAAATAAAATCGCGAAATTGCGTCGAGGCACAAAATCCCGTCGTCGAGGAGAGACATGGCCAACTTGAAGAAGTCCGACTTACTGAAGGACACGATAGAGCATTTCGACATTACGAAGCACAACACGGTGGCGATGGTGGAGGCAATGTCCAAGATGTCGTTTACAGCCAGGGACCTTGCCCGCGCCAGCGACATCTACGACAAGATGCTCGGCGACAAGGACTGCAACGTCATACTCTGTCTGGCCGGGTCGCTCTTCTCGGCGGGCTTGAAGAAGATCGTATTCGACCTCGTCAACAACAACATGGTGGACGCCATCGTCTCCACGGGAGCCAACATCATCGACCAGGACTTCTTCGAGTCCCTGGGCTTCAAGCACTACAAGGGCACCAAATGGATCGACGACCATTCCCTGCGCGCGACCCGGATCGACCGCATCTACGACACCTTCATCGACGAGGACGAGTTGGGCGACACCGACGCGGTCACCTCGGAGATCGCCGGGACCCTCAAGCCCCGCCCCTATTCCTCCCGCGAGTTCATAGAGGAGATGGGCAAGTACCTGGTCAAGAACTGCAAGGTGAAGGACTCTGTGGTCCTGGCCAGCTACAAGAAAGGCGTGCCCGTCTTCGTCCCGGCCTTCTCGGACTGCTCGGCGGGCTTCGGGCTCCTGCACCACCAATGGCACAACCCGGAGGAGCACGTTTCCGTAGACTCGGCCAAGGACTTCCTGGAGCTGGTGCGCTGCAAGCTGGCCTCGAAGGAAACCGGCCTACTCATGCTCGGAGGCGGCGTGCCCAAGAACTTCGCCCAGGATATCACGGTCGGCCCCGAAATGCTCGGACTCGAAACCAAAATGCACAAGTACGCCATCCAAATCACGGTGGCCGACGAACGCGATGGGGCGCTATCCGGCTCCACGTTGCGCGAGGCCTGCTCCTGGGGCAAGGTGGACACGCTGCATGAGCAGATGGTCTACGCCGAGGCTTCTCTGGCCTTCCCGATACTCGCTTCCTACGCATACCATAAAGGGAACTGGCGCAGCCGCAAGGCCCGGAAGTTCAACGAGCTGCTCAACGACGAGAAGGCTCCCTTGCCCGCGGCCTTGCGCTAAAAATGCCATCGCGGGCCGTTCCCCCCATGACCCCGGCCGCGGAGATGGTCGAGGGCCAGTTCCTGGGGGTGACGGCCCCGCGAGAGAAGGCGCGCTTCATCGTCCTGCTCCTGCCCTTCGAGCGCACCACTTCCTATAAAAAAGGGACGGAGCATGGCCCCGCAAGGCTCTTGGACGGCTCCTTCGGCGTCGAGTTGTGGGATGAGGAGATCGGAAGCCAAACCTATCTTTCGGGAATACACACGGAGCCCGCTTTCGACTGCTCGCCGCCGGCGAAACTCCTTTTCCCTAAAATAAAGGAGAGAGTCAGGGAGCTCCTCAATTTCAAGTCTGTTCTCTTTTCAGTGGGAGGAGAACACTCCCTTTCTCAAGCGCTGATTCCACCTTTCATCGAAAGATACCCCGATCTTTCGATACTGCACTTCGACGCCCACGCGGACATGCGTTCCGAATACGAGGGTTCCCCCTTCAACCACGCCTGCGCCATGCACCCCATCTCCCGGAGATGCAAGGTCGTTCAGGTCGGCATCCGCTCCGTCGCCGAGGAGGAAGCGCATCTTCTCAACACGGGGAACGTCACGACCTTCTATCGCCACGAGCACCGGGACATGGGGAAGCTCCTCCCCAAGGTCCTAGAGGCCCTGACCGGAACGGTTTACATCAGCATCGACTTGGACGGCTTCGACCCGAGCGTGATCCCAGGCGTCGGGACCCCCCAGCCCGGAGGATTTGACTGGTTCGAGGGCCTTGAGCTTTTCAGGCGCGTGATTGAAAAAAAGAAAGTGGTGGGCGTGGACGTGATGGAGCTCTGCCCCCTCCAAGACACGGTAAACTCCGAGATAGCCGCGGCCAAGCTGATTTACCGACTCATGGGCTATATCGCACGAAAATAGGTCCAAAGGCCTATTCTCCGAGTAGATCCAAAGGCCCTGTTTTTCCCTCGCCGCGGCGCTATCCTATGATTATGAAAACATTACCCGGTCTTGCCTTGATTCTGCTCTGCTCCGATGCCTGGGCGACTCCAAAAGACCGTTTCGAGAGCGTCTTCGCGCAAGCCGAAGCCATCGCACAGTCGGCGCAGGAGGCTTCCCTCTGCAAGCAAAAGCTCGAGCCCTTCCGGGAGATGATGGCGGAGCAATATAAGAGCGTGGAAAGCTACGCGTTCTTCCCGGAAAACAAGGACCTCCTCTTTCTCAAGTGTCCCATACGACCCTATGCCGTCAGCGTCAAGCGCTGCGACTTAAAGACCGGGGAATACGAGCTGGTGCTGGTTTACTCGGCATTGTCCGAGAGATACGACTCCCCCGGGCACTACCTTATTACGGAAGCCACCGTGTACAGGCACAAATGGCGGACCTGGGACGAGAGAGTGGTCCGGCGGGGCAATTTAGGAAAGTGGCGGTTTCGTGAAAGCTCCAAGGCCGTGCCCGGAACCCGGAGCTCGGGCTCGGCCGCGGGCGTGCGGCCCGCTCAAGCCGATATTTACAAGGCGGTATGGTACACCAAGGACATGACCACCGCCGCCGCGCCTCTCCACAACAGCCGCTTCACCTGCCGGGTGACCGAAGAGCACAAACTCGCGTTTCCCAAGAGTTTCTTTCCTTAAATCCGCTCGAAGTTTCTCCCCCTCTCCCAGCAGGTAACGGACTGGTCGAAGGCGGCCTGCTCTGCCCGGGCCGTCAACAGATAGTGCTTAAGGACTTTTTCCCCGAAGAGAGAGGCGGCGATTTTAGAGCTCTCCAGGCAGGCAATGGCCTCGCTCAGAGACCCCGGAACGGGCTCGGCCGAAGACTGGTAGGCGTTGCCCTTGAGCTCGGGCGGCGGGGCGATTTTATTTTCTATGCCGTAAAGCCCGGCCGCAATCGTGGCCGCGAAGGCGAGGTAGGGATTGGCGTCGGCCCCGGGAATTCGATTCTCTATTCTAAAGGAATCCCCCTCCCCCACCACCCGGAAGCCGCAGGTGCGATTGTCCTTGCCCCAGGCGATGCGGGTCGGCGCGAAGGTGGCGGACTGATATCTTTTGTAGGAATTGACCGTCGGGGCGTAGAAAAAAGCCAGGTCCCTGGCCAAGGCCATCATCCCGCCTAAAAAGTGCCCGAACAACTTGCTGGGTTTCCCCCCATCCCGGAACAGGGCCTTGCGGCCGGCCTTGTCCCAGAGGCTCGCATGAATATGACAGCTCGAGCCGGCGAGTTTGGAGTCGTATTTGGCCATGAAGGTCAGGCTTACTCCCCTGCCCATGGCGATCTCCTTGGCCCCGTGCTTATATAAGGTATGGCGGTCCGCCATTTCCAGGGCCGGCGCGTAGCCCAAATTGATTTCGTGCTGCCCCGGACCCCATTCCCCCTTGGAGCACTCCACGGGAATGCCGGACTTCTCCATCTGCTGGCGTATCTCCGCGACCACGAATTCCTCCTTGGCCCCTTGCAGGATGTGGTAGTCCTCTATGTAGGAGCCGAAAGGCTCGAGCCCGTGGAAATTCTTTTTCTGCGCCGACTCGTAGGTTTCGCGGAAAAGGTAGAATTCGAGTTCAGAGGCCAGCTTCAGGCTGAAGCCTCTACGGGCCGCCTTCTCGATCTGGACCTGTAGGATGCGGCGAGGAGATTCTTCTATCGCCTTGCCCTCCTCGTCTACGAGGTCGCAGATGACGAAAGCGGTCCCGGGGCTCCAAGAGAGCTCCCTCGCCGTCGAGAAATCGGGAACCATGAGGAAATCCTGATACCCCCTCTCCCAACTCGTGAGCGCGTAGCCGGGCACCGGAATCATCTCCATGTCCACCGTCAGGAGGTAGGCGCAGGCGTGAGAGCCGCGCTCCAGGACATTCTCGACGAAGTGCCTGGCCGTGAGGCGCTTGCCCATCCAACGGCCCTGCATGTCCGGGAAGGCCAAGAGGACGGTATGAATTCTGCCTGAGCGAAGCGCTGACAAGAGCTGGGGGCGAGATCCTTTCTTAATTTCTGGTGGCATGCTGCAGATTTTAAATCAATTCATGGAAGAGGGCAAGTAGAAGTAAACAACACTATATGACATTATATACAAATATAAATACATATCAAAACATCAAACAATAAAATATGCACACTACACATACTACATGCTTGACAATACCACGGACATCTGATAACATCCAAACGACTCACTTCCATAAAAGCATTGCTGGTTTCCACGAGGAAACTCGAGAAACAGCGCCGATTAAGGAGATAACGTGGCAGAAGTCATTTCCATTGCAAATCAGAAGGGGGGGGTCGGCAAGACCACCACGGCGGTCAATTTATCCGCGGCTCTGGCGCAATTAGGGCAGGAAACCTTGCTCATAGATTTGGACCCGCAAGGGAATGCCACGTCTGGACTGGGATTTGATAAGAAAACTTGCTCCCCGAACGTCTACCATGTATTAGTGGAATTGATGCCTATAGAAAAAACCATCAAAGAGACGGCCATTCCCCTACACTACTTACTGGGTTCCGGCAAGGAGCTAATAGGCGCCGAAGTAGAGCTGACTACCGCCCTGGCCCGGGACAGCAGGCTAAGAGGGGCTCTCGCAACCATCAAAAGTCGGTTTAAATACATTATTTTAGACTGCCCTCCCTCATTGGGACTATTGACTATAAATGCCCTAAACGCTTCCGACAAGGTGCTTATACCGATCCAGGGGGAATACTACGCCATGGAGGGACTGGCCCAGTTCATGGAGGCTATAAACAAGGTCAAGGCCATCCTCAATCCCCGCCTGGAATTGGAGGGGGGGTTGCTCACCATGTTCGATTCCCGCATGACCTTGTCCAACCAAGTCAAGGACGAGGTCGGCAAATTCTTTGGCCCCAGTCTATTCAACACCATCATCCCCCGGAATGTGCGCATGGCCGAGGCCCCTGGATTTGGGCAAAGCATATTCCAGTACGATCATAGGTCCAGGGGAGCGGAGGCCTACCTAAACCTGGCCCGAGAGTTCCTGGCCAGGAGGGGGACCACTTTGTCGAGCCCAGCCATCCCGGCCCCGGAACAGCCTGAACAAAAAGAAAATAATAGTGAAGAAGTCATGGAGAATCCCGTATGAGAAAAGCTCTCGGAAGAGGC encodes the following:
- a CDS encoding glutamine synthetase; the encoded protein is MPPEIKKGSRPQLLSALRSGRIHTVLLAFPDMQGRWMGKRLTARHFVENVLERGSHACAYLLTVDMEMIPVPGYALTSWERGYQDFLMVPDFSTARELSWSPGTAFVICDLVDEEGKAIEESPRRILQVQIEKAARRGFSLKLASELEFYLFRETYESAQKKNFHGLEPFGSYIEDYHILQGAKEEFVVAEIRQQMEKSGIPVECSKGEWGPGQHEINLGYAPALEMADRHTLYKHGAKEIAMGRGVSLTFMAKYDSKLAGSSCHIHASLWDKAGRKALFRDGGKPSKLFGHFLGGMMALARDLAFFYAPTVNSYKRYQSATFAPTRIAWGKDNRTCGFRVVGEGDSFRIENRIPGADANPYLAFAATIAAGLYGIENKIAPPPELKGNAYQSSAEPVPGSLSEAIACLESSKIAASLFGEKVLKHYLLTARAEQAAFDQSVTCWERGRNFERI
- a CDS encoding ParA family protein; the encoded protein is MAEVISIANQKGGVGKTTTAVNLSAALAQLGQETLLIDLDPQGNATSGLGFDKKTCSPNVYHVLVELMPIEKTIKETAIPLHYLLGSGKELIGAEVELTTALARDSRLRGALATIKSRFKYIILDCPPSLGLLTINALNASDKVLIPIQGEYYAMEGLAQFMEAINKVKAILNPRLELEGGLLTMFDSRMTLSNQVKDEVGKFFGPSLFNTIIPRNVRMAEAPGFGQSIFQYDHRSRGAEAYLNLAREFLARRGTTLSSPAIPAPEQPEQKENNSEEVMENPV